GGTTGGAGAAATCATTGGTGTAGAGACCAGAAGAAGGATTCCTGGATGAAGTAGGTTTTATAGAGGGAAGTGAATGAAGAGAGAGGAATTGTTCCAAGTGTTGGAATCAAGAAAACAGATGGTGCCAAACCAAGCATGGAAAAAGATGAAGGGAGCAGTGAGGCAACAAGACTGGAAGGAGCATACAGAGCAAGGTGGAAGTAGGAGAAAATGAGAGCAGAGATACAGTCAGCAGCCAGATTATAGAGGGTCTTGAAAGTGAAGATAAGGAGCTTCAGTACAGTGCAAAGTTTTCTGTAGTGAAGGTGTAGGGTGGGAGTGTGTACTGCCCATCTAGGTGCCACCGCACACCCAGGTGCAGTCTGGACAGGGTGGAGACAAAGGGAAGCAAACTTCTGTGGTGGCTAGGGCCAGTGTGGCCCCTAGCATAACTAAGTGCAGCCGAAAAGCCTCCTCTAATTCAGAACAGACCTTCCTGGGTTGGCTGTGTGCAGCTTTGCAACATGGAGCTGCCCAGAACCCACAGAGCAGCTTGTTCTCTGCAgactccccttctgcccccagtaTGACCACTATGCTGAGGTTAGGGATGGGGGCTCTGCAGCGCTCCCTTCAGATGAGGCAATTCTCTTCTGGCTGGCTATGGGGCTTTTTTGGGCCCTGtgcactgctgcagctccatttAAGGGACAGACCAGGGAAAGGAGAGAATCTCTTCCTATATTTCAGAGCTTGGCTGGAGTGGGACCATTTCTAACATCCCAGCTAAAATTCAAGAAAAATGGCAAATCTCAGTGTCAGAGAAGTGTTACCTCACTCCCAACCTGGGGCTAACACAAGTATCCAGGCTAGTTGTCCTCGGTGGGTCCTGGTAACTCTGAGAATTTATGTCTGGTTACAGATAAGAAAGACGGGACATTGTTTTCACAGTTAGTCGCCTCAGACACCAGCATTTGTGAATGTGATCAATCCAAAGGTTAAATGAGGCATTCCATGGACAACTTCTAAAACATTAACTACCAGGGTTGAAGACAGCAGCTCCAGAGgagatgctgggaatgggtgacggggacagatcacttggtgattacctgttctgttcattccctctgggacacctggcattggccattgttggaagacaggatactgggctagatggatctttggtctgacccagtatggctgttcttatgttcatgtatTTCTGTGCACTGTGCCTTGTCATACTCCTTGTACTGGATTTACAGCCATTCAGATGAGAGAGCAGAATGAGAGAGTGGGGAATCACATAGATCacaggaggtgggaaggggggaacTAGCATATTTCATTCCCTTACCAGTTCCTGCTGGTTTTCAATTGCAGTTAGGGAGCTGTTGTGTGAGGAACAAAAGCTCTGACTGGAGTCccagtccttttctttctcagaGAAGTAGTAACATTTCCTTTGGTGATACAGCCAGTCGGCAGGGCATGGTTCCGGAGGAGGAGAGCCAGAAGAACCTTTCCCTGATGAGCTATTTACtgctaaaaaacaacaacaaaccaatcACATTTCTGCCAGTCAGATCTCCCAGAGCAGGCTTCCTGGAGCTACCTAGCCCAGCCCTGAATTTATGCCCTCTGCAGACAAGACCTCAGAACATTTGCAAATATTACAGTAAATCAAATATAACATTGGGCTGAGATTTAAATTTAATGAACTTGTATCATTTTCATGTTTCCTAGAGGGTGCTAGATGCTGAACAGCCTCATAAAATAGACCTGGTCCCTGGCCTAAAGAAATTAAAGTCTAATTACAACCACAAGACAGCTTGTGAAAGCAACAGACCCAAttaccaaatttaaaaaaaatctccccaaCTTCTGATAACTTCAGTGTTCGACTGAGCTGGCCTTGGCTGTTATGCCAGAGCAGCATTTTTTGGCAGTCTCATCAGTTTCTGCAttaattttgctttcatttttttaaagagtcagGGCCAGGGAAATCTTCTGCCTGTGAACTGAAGGACTGTTTTCTTGAATCTGGAAATAGACAAGGTCGCGCATTCACAAGCCACGTGTAAACAGGACTACATATTGCCCTTACCATTTCTACTGCTATGGGTTTCACCTCTCCTCTCCAGTCTTGAAACGGAGTCTTAAAATGAAGTGTCTCTCTCAAGGGACACCTATTCAACTCTCAGATCATGAAAGTTATGAACAAGCTAAATTTGGTTTTGGTTTCTATATGAAAATCTGGAGTTCTCTTGACTGTAGAGGTAAATAatactttattttataattacttaaatACTTACCAAGGTGAATACACAAGATCAAAATCACAACAACAGCAAGAATCCCTGTAGTGCACCTCCAGAACCAGATATTTGAGCAGAGCCCTGAAAACAATCACGTAATTGTAAGTTTGAGAACATTAAAAGAAATCCATGTACTAGAATGGGGTTTAAGATGCAATGACTGGTTGTGGTCTTTAAACTAGTCCCAAGGCACATGAAAAGAAGGATAGGAGCAGAACTGGAGATCTGGAAAAGTTGACAGTTAACCTAGCAAAGCCCAGATGTAGAAATTTCTGCATTCAACAACCAcaatgaaaaaacaacaaaaggctACTGAAGCTAGGAGAAGAAAAGACTAGACATCCATTACAAACAACTGTGTGCAATGCCAGTACTCAGCATTGATAATAAtaatgacagagagagaggggacTGAGCTGGACGAGAAGAGAGAGGAATAGAAATATGAAGGAACAGAGCTAATGGGTAAGGTAGTGAAGGGTTCATAGTGTGCATAAGAGAACTAAGGATTGTCATTGTCTACTCCCCTCTAAGTCCAGAACTTCTGCTGCTGGAACCTCCAGTCTCCTCCCACAAAgactccctctctttcccccactccctgctaccAACTTCAAGAGAGTGAGTGCTACTTGCTACCAGGAGGGACCAAACTATCTGTCTGTTGTAGTTTCCTGTTTCAAATCTCAAGGGGCTAGGAGACAGGGGACCAAGTACTTCCAGGAAACTGCTCCCCCCGGGAGagtgcaaaacaaacaaagctgAGAGTGAGTGTTAGATGGGggtatttcttgttcttttttctgcTGCTTCATGCAGTTTCTGCACTATTTTACACTTTGCTGCTCTGGCTGGAAAGTTCCCTGCTGTTTCTCTGTGCCCAGAGCACAAAGAGACATAATTATTTAGCATTTATACAACAAATACTCCtcagggaattctgcgccactgcacaatgcagaatttagcagaaattaatgttgtgcacaCAGAAATTCcctttttttctccacagaaatgggcagcagagatgttggccaccactaggggccactgaATCTGGCAGAGCTCAGCTCGCAAATAGAAgacaaggctgggggagggaactggagggttcccagcacGCCCGAAGGCAGGCAGCGTGGgcgtgcaggaaactccatgcaagcccaggatccagcatcaggctgtttctctctctggatccctggTCTCAGAGGGAAGGTAGGGTGTGAGTGTATGGGCTGGGggagccacagctgggctctggaggtTAGGAGGTGTgaatgtctgggctggggggggggggcatgcctaggctctggggggaggggtagtatgtgtctgggctggggacagggggccttgcagctggcctctggggcgtagagggtgtgagtgtctgagctgggaggggccatggctgggctctAGTGGGGTAGGGGGTGTGAGTTGCTGGACTGGGGGGCGTGGCTGGGATCTTCAtgagggtgtgagtgtctggccacccagctaggctctgggggcagagaaacaggaactgggttgtcacggcggtttctttaactctctactcctgggggaaattgTATGTGTGTTTATATTGTTACAAACAtccttgctgacaggtattttttaaataaattaccaaaatagttGAAAGTgacatgattatatagtgttattttgacaaataacttttacagaattttaaaatattatgcacagaatttttaattttttggcacagaattcccccaggagtaaacaagGGAAGTATACTTAATGCCTTAAGCTTACAGTTGGAAaagatacagggccagatccgctaatgtaaatcagtgtagctccattctAGTCACTGGAGCTACCCAAACTTAAAGCAGCTGGGCATCTTTCCAAAGCTGAGCTAAACAGAGCTGAGCTGAGATTCTGTGGGAACCAGATATAGACTGTGAGGTGTATATTATTGCCCATtgcaggagggaggcagagcaaCTCCAGCAGGGGGTCAGGTGAGGAACTGCACGGGGCTCTCTCCACTAGGCTTTCCTGGTTACCTTAGGTAAGGCACCTCTCAGTGCATTAGATCAGAGCACAGTGGGAAAGGGGCCATTTCATGTGCAACTGGATCCTGCTGTCATTCCTAAATTCTGAGCCCGGCAGCACTTCCCAGCCATCCGTCATGCTGCCCCTGAAATGGCCCATTGGGCTTTCTGATTGGAAGCCTCATACAGTGGGGAGACGTGGAGCATCCCACCAGACCCAGCCCAGCACATGCAGCATCTTTGGGCCACAGTTACACAGAACCTTTTTACACAGACGGATGCAATTGGCCACacggtctggtctacactacagacttaagtCAACGACCTAAccctgtaagcatctacactaataTGTAGCTCCCACCAATATAAGTTGTCCACTACATCaccttaataactccacctccacgagaggcatagtgcttaggttgatgtagttagggcaatgcagtgtctgtgcagacactgtgttacttaaaTCGTCTGCTGGCTGTCAGCCCCGTgctgggctcacagctggagccctctgtcccaggggctgacagcctgagccaGAGAGGAAATGTGAAATAACAGCAGTGGTGAAACTGACAACagtgtcaatttcacagctggtAGGCTCCCTCCCCTGGAGCTGGGAGCAGCATTAAGAAACCAGCCTGCAGATGGGGCTCCCAGGGCTGTTGCTGCGGTGTGGAGAACCTGTCAGCCCCCAGAATCCTGTCTCCAGCTGGGCACTCGCAGGCTGCCTGCTGTGTTGCAGGGAACCTGCACACTCCAGCTGTGTGAGCCCCATGCCAGGCTGACAGCTCAGGCTGTCATCCCCAGGGCGGAGGCTCCAGCtgtgagtgcctcacaatgccccacttcagtGAGTGGacgtgctcctggtgaggacacgcaccacagacagaaggagcacagtgtggatgTGACACACCACTTctattactgcggtggctgtaaatCCACTTAACTAAGTCCCTTTAATTCTGTAGTGCAGGCGAGGCCGGTTTTATCTGCTGCTCCCTTGCATCGCACAACTTCCCTTGCATCGCAGTCACGGGATTTCCCAGAACAGGGCGGGTCCGGGCAGgctctggcccactgccctcaaGGGGAGCGGGTGGCTCCTTCAGAGAAATGCACGGAGAAGGGTCTGTCCGATGCCCTGATGTACATGAGTCCAGACCCAGGGCACCAGCCATTGCACTGGGATCCCCCTGTCTCAGGGGCTGCGCGCTCCCTGGCCCGCTAGGATCCTCTCggggcagccctggctgctgctcccacCAGGCTCAGGATTGTTTTCCCTGTCCGggctgggttagggttggggttggggccgGGGCAGCCCGTTCACTGGTCCCTTCATTAGCTCCAGGGCATGGGCTGGGCTCTTCACCTGCCGTTATAGCGGGTTGTGCAGGATCCGCCCTGAGCCCTTCCCCAAAGGAGCCGCCTCCCCAGTGACACAGGTCCGCTCGCCCCGGCTTGATCCCGCTGGTGCTGGACTCGCTGgagctgctcccagcccagctcccagcagggggatGAGCCCAGCCTCTGCCCGGTCCCTCCCCGCGCCAATTGACATTGCTCTGTCTCCAGCAGGGTCCCCTCCTCCAGCGCCGCCCCACTGCGGCCGGAGAAGCAGACGGAGCCCCAAGCAGCTGCTGCGGACCCCGGCGGTTGGCTCCCGCAGGCATATTTACCTGGGAGGCATCCAGGGGAAGCGGGGGGTGACCCCCCTCCTATTACAGCGTCTCCCCTGCTCCGGCTCATTTAGCCCAGTTCCGCCTTCCTGTCTCCTGCTGCAGGGCGTCCTCAGGGCAGAGGCCAGGGGGCGGATACTAGTGGATAAGGGAAGAGCTTTGGGGAAATGGGCTTCCCAGCTATTCTCACAACTCTGCACACAAAGGAGGGATCGTAGCTGGGGTCCAGTAAATTCTGACACGGGCCCTTCATCTCCGGCACCGGTAGTTTCTCATCCGGTGCATGGGGGAATGGCGATCTGCCTCCCGAATAGTTGGAAAGCTTGGTCAGTGAGTGTATATGAAGCACTCTGAATCAACATTATGTAAATGTTCAGTGTTGTTGTCTCACCTGAAAACGGAACTGCACTTGGATATAAACACCGTCATGGGTTGATGGTCCATCTCCCTATGGCAATGGAACGGACGCATGGCGAGGAGGTGCCCCAATGAGATGCTCGGTTCTTAGGTGCGAAAGAGAGAGGGAAAGCATGTTAATTAAAATCGTGATGATACTATATTGTGCAGAGTCGTAAATGtaattggggtggggggcggggacaaAGAGCTCCAGACAAGTTAGCATTACAGGTCCCCTGTCCTGCACTCCTCCAGTGCAGGGCTATCTGCTCCTGCTGTGTAAATTGACCTTAGTCTGAGACAGAACAAGACCAAGGACCCTCTCCCGCCAAGCAAATGACACTGCCCTCCAAACTACTTAAATCAACCCCATCACCTCTAGTGATTTCAAacatcctcttccccctccccatttttttctgtttgtctgATTTgaattgtaagctctgtggggcagggaccaacACCGCTTTCATTTTTCTAAAGCACTAAGCACACTGTAGTAATAAGAATTAGAAATCTGCTACATGATAGCTCTGAAAGGGAAGGGCTTCACCCTGCTCAGAACGTAAAGAGCAACTTAAGTTGGCACCAAGTACTGAGTGGTGTACTCGGGGTTCTAGCCAAGGGAGACAGTGGAACAGAAGCAGGGATAAGAATTAGGCTACGGGGAGA
The Emys orbicularis isolate rEmyOrb1 chromosome 1, rEmyOrb1.hap1, whole genome shotgun sequence DNA segment above includes these coding regions:
- the LOC135887860 gene encoding C-type lectin domain family 2 member L-like encodes the protein MSRSRGDAVIGGGSPPASPGCLPGLCSNIWFWRCTTGILAVVVILILCIHLAVNSSSGKGSSGSPPPEPCPADWLYHQRKCYYFSEKEKDWDSSQSFCSSHNSSLTAIENQQELKFIMKITKQDPWIGLHKTGEKFHWVNGTPLDTNLLAVKGSGECAYIESAGVSSSGCSLTRGWVCKKTS